In the genome of Nocardia sp. NBC_00416, one region contains:
- the acpS gene encoding holo-ACP synthase AcpS has protein sequence MTILGIGLDLVTISEFAEQLQRAGTTMVRESFTAGERRYCQSKATDPARSYAARWAAKEAVLKAWASSRFARRPQIGDNPYPLIEVVNDAWGRPSIKLHGLAAEFLPRVRVHLSLTHDGDTAAAMVVLEDPGELADLIEGRTPEN, from the coding sequence GTGACGATCCTGGGAATCGGCTTGGACCTGGTGACCATCTCCGAGTTCGCCGAACAACTGCAACGTGCCGGAACCACCATGGTCCGGGAGAGTTTCACCGCGGGTGAACGGCGCTACTGTCAGAGCAAGGCCACCGATCCGGCCCGTAGTTACGCGGCGCGGTGGGCGGCGAAGGAGGCGGTGCTCAAAGCCTGGGCGTCGTCGCGCTTCGCCCGCCGCCCGCAGATCGGGGACAACCCGTACCCGCTGATCGAGGTCGTCAACGACGCCTGGGGCCGGCCGAGCATCAAACTGCACGGCTTGGCCGCGGAGTTCCTGCCGCGCGTCCGGGTGCACCTGTCGCTCACCCACGACGGGGACACCGCGGCCGCGATGGTGGTGCTGGAGGACCCGGGCGAACTCGCCGACCTGATCGAGGGCCGGACGCCGGAGAACTGA
- a CDS encoding polyketide synthase: protein MDVAAAAGRTVTETNRTPLLDRLREGTPYALAFGGQGASWLGELAEIGRDAALEPELTALVNEAAALLDPVADQLLVVRPVGFDPVAWMLEDDLADDETETSDAPPERVLRSAAVSMPGVLLTQVAALRALRLQGLDPAEVAPVAVVGHSQGLLAAAAVRAAGQRDAEILAIAQLIGAAAGLVARRRGLMPVGERSSMVAVSNVDPDELRAVLAEVCAGVDPLAAAVLSIRNGRRRVVLSGTPDQLRRVQQRCAQLHAEQDRERAAKQRGGAVFAPVFEDLEVDVAFHHPALADTVDLVSGWAGQCGLDAELAGRLAREILVDPIDWVATVDEVVTTGAQWILDLGPGDLLSRVSSGSLKGSGVGVIAAATRAGQRSLLTPGAVPEVARPWAAFAPRPVRLPNGRIVLETAFTELTGRSPILLAGMTPTTVDAKIVAAAANAGHWAELAGGGQVTEQIFAERVAELKKLLHPGRQVQFNSLFLDPYLWKLQLGGKRLVQRARAAGAPFDGVIVTAGIPELEEAVALIEELTEVGISHVAFKPGTVAQIRAVLRIADAVPDYPVIMHIEGGKAGGHHSWEDLDDLLLETYAELRTHGNVVVCVGGGIGTPERATEYLTGTWSAAHGYPAMPLDGVLVGTAAMATLEATTTPEVKQLLVDTPGTPDWVGAGTANGGMASGRSQLGADIHEIDNAASRTGRLLDEVAGDADAVAQRRTEIIAALNATAKPYFGDVAAMTYLAWLERYVELAIGQGSRQDFDCGTDLGEAIAAATQSAWLDISWRDRFAEMLRRAEARLAPADRGEIESLFRDEDLEDPAAAVAALRERYPAAAETVLHPADVPFFVTLCKTPGKPVNFVPVVDQDVRRWWRSDSLWQAHDPRYSADQVCVIPGTVAVAGITRVDEPVGELLDRFEQDAAYALMRDGVVPAAVDARRVAAVTSGPIDVVLAAPDVNWSGRTTVNPVHRLGDLHEWTVDEKGAVHPPTGATLVETEGPESEHAYVALTVPLYAGQVVRIRITVPVSVYNGGAPVVTEADADTAMSALLAVAAGQTLPEVKGSVAHLNLAWTPDLVADHAGVTGAGLPANLSTLGRTAPDVLVGACWPAVFAVLGAARTGADASVIEGMLDLVHLDHRIELLRELPDETSILVVRAESGAVVDTDLGRVVEVRVTVGEMRDKGLDVVSLARLTERFAIRGRTGAGELTDPPRAGGTVSADATETPRRRRRDVTMIAPRSMAAFASVSGDHNPIHTSDAAAKLAGLGSPIVHGMWLSAAAQHAVSAVDPQASAPARTLTAWTTRFLGMVRPGADIDVRVERIAVDAGDEIIEVSCRAGGDLVMTATGRTAAPKTVYAFPGQGIQRKGMGLDARSRSKAAKAIWDRADKHTREALGFSILAVVRDNPTYLKARGVEHRHPDGVLHLTQFTQVAMATLGVAQVAELREAGAFVEGSLLAGHSVGEYNALAAVAGVLPLEAVLEVVFQRGSAMHELVPRDAQGRSDYRMAAIRPSQIGLPDDEVIDFVAGIGAQAGEFLEVVNLNLRGSQYAIAGTVAGLEALETEIDRRRAEFGGKRAFILVPGIDVPFHSTVLRKGVPEFRGKLEQLLPEELQPEVLVGRYIPNLVPRPFSLDREFVAEIAELVPSEPLAAVLADFDSWSQRPSELCRVVLIELLAWQFASPVRWIETQDLLFGDLAVERFVEVGLGATPTVANLASQTLKLPDFATATVEVLNIEREASVVYSTDTDPAPADDPVEEVAETTAAAAAPAAAAPAAAPAATGGPRPDDIAFTAADATRVLIALWTKLRIDQIGPVDTIEGLCDGVSSRRNQLLVDLGSELSLGAIDGAADADMGALSATVERLARTYKPFGSVLSDAINDHLRKVFGPSGKRPAAIAERVKKVWELGEGWASHITAEVSLGTREGTSVRGGDLGGLVAGALTDGAAVDAAVDAAVQAVAARRGVAVSLPAAGGSGGGTVDAAALGEFTEQITGKDGVLASAARLVLEQLGLSEQVSAPERTDDGLVDLVSAELGSDWPRLVAPAFDARKAVLIDDRWATAREDLARLWLGDDAVTAQLPVTGFLGAGEAVAAQASWWRQRAVHEARSVLAGQYERIAEAAASSAEPGQWSAEIAVVTGASKGSIAAALAGRLLGGGATVVVTTSRLDDTRLGFYRDLYRDNARHGAALWVVPANMASYTDIDALIDWVGTEQVDNAGGAKIKTKDALTPTLLLPFAAPRVSGYLSDAGARAEMEMRVLLWSVERLIGGLSTIGADHDVDAKLHVLLPGSPNRGMFGGDGAYGEAKAALDAVVAKWRAEKSWSTRVTLVHALIGWVRGTGLMGQNDPMVEAVEQAGVQTWSTGEIADELLKWATAQAREVTASGPQQVDLTGGLAGADLDLAALAKQAQEAADAEEATDSAAAGDAPRISALPAPPTLTSALPVPEWGAVTADLADMVVIVGAGELGPYGSARTRFEMEVSDELSAAGVLELAWTTGMVTWENDPKPGWYDAESGDLVPEHELAERYHDAVVEKCGIRRYADDGAMVDNTSPLMTSVFLDQDLSFTVGGEAEARAFYAADPEHTIITPVADSGDWTVTRQAGTEIRVPRRANLSRTVGGQIPTGWDPTVWGISADMASSVDRVALWNIACTVDAFVGSGFSPAELMSWVHPSLVANTQGTGMGGMSSMRSLYVDNLLGESRPNDILQEALPNVALAHVVQSYVGSYGAMVHPVAACATAAVSVEEGVDKIRLGKAEVVVAGGFDDLGIEGIVGFGDMSATADSAAMSAKGISDRYFSRANDRRRGGFVESQGGGTVLLARGDIALELGLPVLGVVAFAQSFADGVHTSIPAPGLGALGAGRGGRESRFAAELRKLGVGADDIAVISKHDTSTAANDPNESELHERLAAAIGRSEGAPLFVVSQKSLTGHAKGGAAAFQLIGLCQVLENGVLPPNRSLDCVDEKMREYSHLVWLREALRFGDRFPLKAGLVTSLGFGHVSGLLAVVHPQAFVQAIEPGRREEYQRRAQERQLAGRQRIAEAMCGGAPLYERPADRRLGGDGTPAAQSRGLEADVLLSETARLGGDGVYQVGGAGCETGQFVGGGSDAADAGTP from the coding sequence GTGGATGTGGCCGCAGCCGCAGGCAGGACCGTGACCGAGACGAATCGCACACCGTTGCTGGACCGGTTGCGTGAAGGAACCCCCTACGCCCTGGCCTTCGGTGGTCAGGGCGCCAGTTGGCTGGGCGAACTGGCCGAGATCGGCCGCGACGCCGCCCTGGAGCCAGAACTGACCGCGCTGGTCAACGAGGCCGCCGCCCTGCTGGACCCCGTCGCCGACCAGCTCCTGGTCGTGCGCCCGGTGGGCTTCGATCCGGTGGCCTGGATGCTGGAGGACGACCTCGCCGACGACGAGACCGAGACTTCGGACGCGCCGCCGGAACGGGTGCTGCGCTCGGCTGCTGTCTCCATGCCCGGTGTGCTGCTGACTCAGGTCGCCGCCCTGCGGGCGCTGCGCCTGCAGGGACTGGACCCGGCCGAGGTCGCCCCGGTCGCGGTGGTCGGCCATTCACAGGGCCTGCTGGCCGCGGCCGCGGTGCGGGCCGCCGGACAGCGGGACGCGGAGATCCTGGCGATCGCCCAGCTGATCGGCGCGGCGGCCGGACTGGTCGCGCGGCGGCGCGGGCTCATGCCGGTCGGTGAGCGGTCCTCGATGGTCGCGGTCTCCAATGTCGACCCGGACGAACTGCGGGCCGTGCTCGCCGAGGTCTGCGCGGGGGTGGACCCGCTGGCGGCGGCGGTGCTGTCGATCCGCAACGGCCGGCGCCGGGTGGTCCTGTCCGGAACCCCCGACCAGCTGCGCCGGGTGCAGCAGCGATGCGCGCAGCTGCACGCCGAACAGGATCGCGAGCGGGCCGCCAAACAGCGCGGCGGCGCGGTGTTCGCCCCGGTCTTCGAAGACCTCGAGGTGGACGTGGCGTTCCACCACCCGGCGCTCGCCGACACCGTGGACCTCGTCTCCGGCTGGGCCGGTCAGTGCGGGCTCGACGCCGAGCTGGCCGGACGGCTGGCACGCGAGATCCTGGTCGACCCCATCGACTGGGTCGCCACCGTCGACGAGGTGGTGACCACCGGTGCACAGTGGATCCTGGACCTCGGCCCCGGCGACCTGCTGTCCCGGGTGAGCTCCGGCTCCCTCAAGGGCAGCGGCGTCGGCGTGATCGCGGCGGCCACCCGGGCCGGACAGCGCAGTCTGCTGACCCCCGGTGCGGTCCCGGAGGTGGCGCGGCCGTGGGCGGCGTTCGCGCCGCGGCCGGTGCGGCTGCCCAACGGGCGGATCGTGCTGGAGACCGCGTTCACCGAACTCACCGGACGCTCGCCCATCCTGCTGGCGGGAATGACCCCGACCACGGTCGACGCGAAGATCGTCGCGGCCGCGGCCAACGCCGGGCACTGGGCGGAACTGGCCGGCGGCGGCCAGGTGACCGAGCAGATCTTCGCCGAGCGAGTGGCGGAGCTGAAGAAACTGCTGCACCCGGGACGGCAGGTGCAGTTCAATTCGCTGTTCCTGGACCCGTACCTGTGGAAGCTGCAGCTGGGGGGTAAGCGGCTGGTTCAACGGGCACGCGCGGCGGGCGCTCCCTTCGACGGTGTCATCGTCACCGCCGGTATCCCGGAGCTCGAGGAAGCCGTCGCGCTGATCGAGGAACTGACCGAGGTGGGGATCAGCCACGTCGCGTTCAAACCGGGCACGGTCGCGCAGATCCGCGCGGTGCTCCGGATCGCCGACGCGGTGCCGGACTACCCGGTGATCATGCACATCGAGGGTGGTAAGGCCGGTGGGCACCACTCCTGGGAGGACCTGGACGATCTCCTGCTCGAAACCTACGCCGAGCTGCGCACCCACGGGAACGTCGTGGTCTGCGTCGGCGGTGGGATCGGGACCCCGGAGCGGGCCACCGAATACCTGACCGGCACCTGGTCGGCGGCGCACGGTTACCCGGCGATGCCGCTGGACGGCGTGCTGGTGGGGACCGCGGCCATGGCGACCCTGGAGGCGACGACCACGCCCGAGGTCAAACAGTTGCTGGTCGACACCCCCGGCACCCCCGACTGGGTGGGCGCCGGAACCGCGAACGGCGGCATGGCCTCGGGCCGCAGCCAGCTGGGCGCCGATATCCACGAGATCGACAACGCGGCGTCCCGGACCGGCCGGCTGCTCGACGAGGTCGCCGGAGACGCGGACGCGGTGGCGCAGCGGCGCACCGAGATCATCGCCGCGCTGAACGCGACCGCCAAACCGTATTTCGGTGATGTGGCGGCCATGACCTATCTCGCGTGGCTGGAACGCTACGTGGAGCTCGCGATCGGGCAGGGCAGCCGCCAGGACTTCGATTGCGGCACCGACCTCGGCGAGGCGATCGCCGCGGCGACGCAGTCGGCGTGGCTGGACATCAGCTGGCGCGACCGGTTCGCCGAGATGCTGCGCCGGGCCGAGGCCCGGCTGGCGCCGGCCGATCGCGGCGAGATCGAATCCCTGTTCCGTGACGAAGATCTGGAAGATCCCGCCGCCGCCGTCGCGGCACTGCGCGAGCGTTACCCGGCGGCCGCCGAGACCGTGCTGCATCCGGCCGACGTGCCGTTCTTCGTCACGCTGTGCAAGACCCCGGGCAAACCGGTGAACTTCGTCCCCGTGGTCGACCAGGACGTGCGGCGCTGGTGGCGCTCGGATTCGCTGTGGCAGGCGCACGATCCGCGGTACTCGGCCGATCAGGTGTGTGTCATCCCGGGCACCGTCGCGGTCGCCGGGATCACCCGGGTGGACGAGCCCGTCGGTGAACTGCTGGACCGGTTCGAACAGGACGCCGCCTACGCGCTGATGCGCGACGGTGTGGTGCCGGCAGCGGTGGACGCCCGCCGGGTCGCCGCGGTGACCAGCGGGCCGATCGACGTGGTGCTGGCCGCGCCGGACGTGAACTGGTCCGGCCGGACCACCGTGAACCCGGTACACCGGCTCGGCGATCTGCACGAGTGGACCGTGGACGAGAAGGGCGCGGTGCACCCCCCGACCGGAGCCACCCTCGTCGAGACCGAGGGGCCCGAGTCCGAGCACGCCTATGTGGCACTGACCGTCCCGTTGTACGCCGGGCAGGTGGTGCGCATCCGCATCACCGTGCCGGTATCGGTGTACAACGGCGGTGCGCCGGTGGTGACCGAAGCCGACGCCGATACCGCCATGTCCGCGCTGCTGGCCGTGGCCGCCGGGCAGACCCTGCCCGAGGTGAAAGGCTCTGTCGCGCACCTCAACCTGGCCTGGACGCCGGATCTGGTCGCCGACCACGCCGGGGTCACCGGGGCCGGACTGCCCGCGAACCTGAGCACCCTGGGCCGCACGGCGCCGGATGTGCTGGTCGGCGCGTGCTGGCCGGCCGTCTTCGCGGTGCTCGGCGCGGCGCGTACCGGTGCCGACGCCAGCGTCATCGAGGGCATGCTGGACCTGGTGCACCTCGACCATCGGATCGAGTTGCTGCGCGAACTCCCCGACGAGACCAGCATTCTCGTCGTGCGGGCCGAATCCGGCGCGGTCGTCGATACCGACCTCGGCCGGGTGGTCGAGGTTCGGGTCACCGTCGGCGAGATGCGCGACAAGGGTCTGGACGTCGTCTCGCTCGCTCGCCTGACCGAGCGGTTCGCGATCCGCGGCCGTACCGGCGCCGGTGAACTGACCGATCCGCCGCGCGCCGGTGGCACCGTGAGCGCCGACGCGACCGAGACCCCGCGCCGCCGGCGCCGGGACGTGACCATGATCGCCCCCCGGAGCATGGCCGCGTTCGCCTCGGTGTCCGGGGATCACAATCCGATCCACACCAGTGACGCCGCGGCGAAACTGGCCGGCCTGGGCAGCCCGATCGTGCACGGTATGTGGCTGTCGGCCGCCGCGCAGCACGCGGTGTCGGCGGTGGACCCGCAGGCCTCCGCACCGGCGCGGACGCTGACCGCGTGGACCACCCGGTTCCTCGGCATGGTTCGGCCCGGCGCGGATATCGACGTGCGGGTCGAGCGGATCGCGGTCGACGCGGGCGACGAGATCATCGAGGTCTCCTGCCGCGCCGGCGGCGACCTGGTGATGACCGCCACCGGCCGTACCGCCGCGCCGAAGACCGTCTACGCGTTCCCGGGTCAGGGAATCCAGCGCAAGGGCATGGGCCTGGACGCCCGTTCCCGGTCCAAGGCCGCCAAGGCCATCTGGGATCGTGCCGATAAGCACACCCGGGAGGCCCTGGGCTTCTCGATCCTCGCGGTGGTGCGGGACAACCCGACCTACCTGAAGGCGCGCGGCGTCGAGCACCGGCATCCGGACGGCGTCCTGCACCTGACCCAGTTCACCCAGGTCGCGATGGCCACTCTAGGGGTCGCGCAGGTCGCGGAGCTCCGGGAGGCCGGTGCGTTCGTCGAGGGCTCGCTGCTGGCCGGACATTCGGTGGGCGAGTACAACGCGCTCGCGGCTGTCGCCGGGGTGCTGCCGCTGGAAGCCGTGCTCGAGGTGGTGTTCCAGCGCGGTTCGGCCATGCACGAGCTGGTGCCGCGCGACGCGCAGGGTCGCAGTGACTACCGGATGGCGGCGATCCGCCCCTCGCAGATCGGACTGCCCGACGACGAGGTCATCGATTTCGTCGCCGGAATCGGTGCGCAGGCCGGGGAATTCCTGGAAGTGGTGAACCTGAACCTGCGCGGCTCGCAGTACGCCATCGCGGGCACCGTCGCCGGTCTGGAAGCTCTGGAGACCGAGATCGATCGCCGCCGGGCGGAATTCGGCGGCAAGCGGGCCTTCATCCTGGTGCCGGGTATCGATGTGCCGTTCCATTCGACGGTGCTGCGCAAGGGTGTCCCGGAGTTCCGGGGCAAGCTCGAGCAGCTGTTGCCGGAGGAACTGCAGCCCGAGGTGCTGGTGGGCCGGTACATTCCGAACCTCGTGCCCCGGCCGTTCTCGCTGGACCGGGAATTCGTCGCCGAGATCGCCGAGCTGGTGCCCTCGGAGCCCCTCGCCGCCGTGCTCGCCGATTTCGATTCCTGGTCGCAGCGGCCGAGTGAACTGTGCCGTGTGGTGCTCATCGAGCTGCTCGCCTGGCAGTTCGCCAGTCCGGTGCGCTGGATCGAGACCCAGGACCTGTTGTTCGGCGACCTCGCTGTGGAACGGTTCGTGGAGGTCGGGCTGGGCGCCACCCCGACCGTGGCCAACCTGGCGAGCCAGACGCTGAAACTGCCCGATTTCGCCACGGCCACCGTGGAGGTTCTCAATATCGAGCGTGAGGCGTCGGTCGTCTACTCGACCGATACCGATCCCGCCCCCGCGGACGATCCGGTCGAGGAGGTCGCCGAAACGACCGCCGCCGCGGCCGCACCGGCCGCCGCCGCACCCGCCGCGGCGCCCGCCGCCACCGGCGGACCGCGGCCGGACGACATCGCCTTCACCGCCGCCGACGCGACCAGGGTGCTGATCGCACTGTGGACCAAACTCCGTATCGACCAGATCGGCCCGGTCGACACAATCGAGGGCCTGTGCGACGGGGTGTCCTCACGCCGTAACCAGCTGCTGGTCGACCTCGGGTCGGAACTGTCGCTGGGCGCGATCGACGGCGCGGCCGATGCCGATATGGGCGCGCTGTCCGCGACCGTGGAACGCCTCGCCCGCACCTACAAGCCGTTCGGCTCGGTGCTCAGCGACGCGATCAACGATCATCTGCGCAAGGTGTTCGGGCCGTCCGGTAAGCGACCGGCCGCGATCGCCGAGCGTGTGAAGAAGGTCTGGGAACTGGGTGAGGGCTGGGCCAGCCACATCACCGCCGAAGTCTCGCTGGGCACCCGCGAGGGCACCAGTGTGCGCGGCGGCGACCTGGGCGGTCTCGTAGCCGGTGCGCTCACCGACGGCGCGGCCGTGGACGCGGCGGTCGACGCCGCAGTGCAGGCTGTGGCGGCGCGACGCGGTGTGGCGGTGTCGCTGCCCGCGGCCGGCGGATCCGGCGGCGGCACCGTGGACGCCGCGGCGCTGGGCGAGTTCACCGAGCAGATCACCGGTAAGGACGGCGTGCTGGCTTCGGCCGCCCGCCTGGTGCTGGAGCAGCTCGGGCTGAGTGAGCAGGTCTCCGCGCCGGAGCGCACCGACGACGGTCTCGTCGATCTGGTGTCGGCGGAGCTGGGGTCGGATTGGCCGCGGCTGGTCGCCCCCGCGTTCGACGCGCGTAAGGCGGTGCTCATCGACGACCGGTGGGCTACCGCGCGTGAGGACCTGGCCCGGTTGTGGCTGGGCGACGATGCGGTGACCGCGCAACTCCCGGTGACCGGTTTCTTGGGCGCCGGTGAAGCTGTTGCCGCACAGGCTTCCTGGTGGCGGCAGCGCGCGGTGCACGAGGCCCGTTCGGTGCTCGCCGGTCAGTACGAGCGGATCGCCGAGGCGGCCGCGAGCAGCGCGGAGCCGGGTCAGTGGTCCGCCGAGATCGCGGTCGTCACCGGAGCGAGCAAGGGGTCCATCGCCGCCGCGCTCGCCGGTCGTCTGCTCGGCGGGGGTGCGACCGTGGTCGTCACCACCTCGCGTCTCGACGACACCCGGCTCGGCTTCTACCGCGACCTCTACCGCGACAACGCGCGCCACGGCGCCGCGCTGTGGGTGGTTCCGGCCAATATGGCCTCCTACACCGATATCGACGCCCTGATCGACTGGGTGGGTACCGAGCAGGTGGACAACGCCGGTGGCGCCAAGATCAAGACCAAGGACGCGCTGACCCCCACCCTGCTGCTGCCCTTCGCGGCGCCGCGGGTGTCGGGGTACCTCTCCGACGCCGGCGCCCGCGCCGAAATGGAGATGCGGGTGCTGCTGTGGTCGGTCGAGCGGTTGATCGGCGGACTGTCCACGATCGGCGCCGACCACGATGTCGACGCGAAACTTCATGTGCTGCTGCCGGGTTCGCCCAACCGTGGCATGTTCGGCGGTGACGGCGCCTACGGCGAGGCCAAGGCCGCGCTGGACGCGGTGGTCGCGAAGTGGCGTGCCGAGAAGTCGTGGTCGACCCGGGTCACCCTGGTGCACGCGCTGATCGGCTGGGTCCGGGGCACCGGCCTGATGGGCCAGAACGACCCCATGGTCGAGGCAGTCGAGCAGGCCGGGGTGCAGACCTGGTCCACCGGTGAGATCGCCGACGAACTGCTGAAATGGGCGACCGCTCAGGCCCGTGAGGTCACCGCTTCCGGCCCGCAGCAGGTCGATCTGACCGGCGGGCTGGCCGGCGCCGACCTGGATCTGGCCGCGTTGGCCAAGCAGGCGCAGGAGGCCGCGGACGCCGAGGAGGCGACCGACTCCGCGGCGGCCGGCGATGCGCCGCGTATCTCCGCGCTGCCCGCCCCGCCCACGCTGACCTCGGCGCTGCCCGTTCCCGAATGGGGTGCGGTGACCGCCGATCTCGCCGATATGGTCGTCATCGTCGGCGCCGGTGAGCTCGGGCCCTACGGCTCCGCGCGGACCCGGTTCGAGATGGAGGTCTCCGACGAACTGTCGGCCGCAGGCGTGCTGGAACTGGCCTGGACCACCGGCATGGTGACCTGGGAGAACGATCCGAAGCCCGGTTGGTACGACGCCGAGAGCGGGGACCTCGTCCCGGAACACGAACTGGCGGAGCGTTATCACGACGCCGTGGTCGAGAAGTGCGGTATCCGCCGCTACGCCGACGACGGCGCCATGGTCGACAACACCAGCCCGCTGATGACCTCGGTGTTCCTCGATCAGGATCTGTCGTTCACGGTCGGCGGCGAAGCAGAGGCCCGTGCCTTCTACGCCGCGGATCCGGAGCACACGATCATCACCCCGGTCGCCGATTCCGGCGACTGGACCGTGACCCGCCAGGCCGGCACCGAGATCCGGGTCCCGCGCCGGGCGAATCTGTCGCGGACCGTCGGCGGCCAGATCCCGACCGGCTGGGATCCCACGGTGTGGGGTATCTCCGCCGATATGGCGTCCTCGGTGGACCGGGTCGCGCTGTGGAACATCGCCTGCACCGTGGACGCGTTCGTCGGGTCCGGATTCAGCCCCGCGGAGCTGATGAGCTGGGTGCATCCGAGCCTGGTGGCCAACACTCAGGGCACCGGTATGGGCGGTATGTCGTCGATGCGCTCGCTCTACGTCGACAACCTGCTCGGCGAATCGCGGCCCAACGACATCCTGCAGGAAGCCCTGCCCAACGTGGCGCTGGCCCATGTCGTGCAGTCCTACGTCGGCAGTTACGGCGCCATGGTGCATCCGGTGGCGGCGTGTGCGACCGCCGCGGTGTCGGTGGAGGAAGGCGTCGACAAGATCCGGCTCGGGAAGGCCGAGGTCGTGGTGGCCGGTGGCTTCGACGATCTGGGTATCGAGGGCATCGTCGGCTTCGGCGATATGTCGGCGACCGCCGATTCGGCGGCGATGAGCGCCAAGGGCATCAGCGACCGGTACTTCTCCCGCGCCAACGATCGCCGGCGCGGCGGGTTCGTGGAATCGCAGGGCGGCGGCACCGTGCTGCTGGCCCGCGGTGACATCGCGCTCGAACTCGGCTTGCCGGTGCTCGGCGTGGTGGCCTTCGCGCAGTCCTTCGCCGACGGCGTGCACACCTCGATCCCGGCGCCCGGTCTCGGCGCGCTGGGTGCGGGCCGGGGCGGCCGGGAATCCCGGTTCGCCGCGGAGCTGCGCAAACTCGGCGTCGGCGCCGACGATATTGCGGTGATCTCCAAGCACGACACCTCCACCGCGGCCAACGATCCGAACGAGTCCGAACTGCACGAGCGGCTCGCGGCGGCCATCGGCCGGTCCGAGGGCGCTCCGCTGTTCGTGGTCTCGCAGAAGAGCCTCACCGGGCATGCCAAGGGCGGTGCGGCGGCGTTCCAGCTGATCGGCCTGTGCCAGGTGCTGGAGAACGGTGTGCTGCCGCCGAACCGGAGCCTCGACTGCGTGGACGAGAAGATGCGGGAGTACTCGCATCTGGTCTGGCTGCGCGAGGCACTGCGTTTCGGGGATCGTTTCCCGCTCAAGGCGGGTCTGGTGACCTCGCTCGGATTCGGGCACGTCTCCGGTCTGCTGGCGGTGGTACATCCGCAGGCCTTCGTGCAGGCGATCGAACCGGGCCGGCGCGAGGAGTATCAGCGGCGGGCGCAGGAACGTCAGCTGGCGGGCCGGCAGCGTATCGCCGAGGCGATGTGCGGCGGCGCTCCGCTCTACGAGCGTCCGGCCGACCGCCGGCTCGGCGGTGACGGCACTCCGGCGGCGCAGTCGCGCGGACTCGAAGCCGATGTGCTGCTGTCCGAGACCGCACGGCTCGGCGGTGACGGGGTCTACCAGGTCGGTGGAGCCGGTTGCGAGACCGGACAGTTCGTCGGTGGCGGTTCCGATGCCGCCGACGCCGGTACACCGTAG